taaatattgaagaaTAAATGATtcaatagtaattagtaataaatgCTAACTATTCACgctatttatacttaattttagaTGTTTTAAGGAAGAACAGATGTCTGTATGTGTCAGATACACTGTTGGTCTAAATGTTGTTGAACGTTTTCTGGGTTTTGTAGACGTTTCAGAAAATCAAAATGCCGAATTATTATGtgctaaaatatttgaatttcttaCTGAGAACCAATTGGATAAATATCACATTGTAGCACAATCATACGACGGCGCCAGTGTCATGTCTGGCAAATTTAACGGTGTTCAAtccaaagtaaaaaacaaatttcccTATGCTATTTACACCCATTGCATGGCTCATCGGATGAACCCTGTAGTTATTGATATGTGTAAAATTGTAAAGGTAATACAATAcagtacaatattttactttttgggaaaatttttgttaaaatgtttttattttttaggaaacTAGAACTGTTTTCAACACAATAGAATCATTGTATAAGCACTTTTCTCATcctactaaaaataaaactctaGTTACTATGCAAAGGAAATTAGgagttaaaatatcaaaaataaattctcTGAGTGATACAAGATGGAATTGTAGATGGAAAAACTGTGAGTCAGTTATAAACAATTATGAAGCAATTATTGTAGTTTTGCAAGAAGAAATAGATAATCAACTGGACCGAAATGTAAATGAAGCTATAggtatactcatattatttttaattaaatattaatactattgtctaatattataagtacctgactaatttaatatgttttgaatatttttttataggtatactttcAATAATGCAAAAAGGATCATTTGTTATTCGTGTGAACGTAGTTTTTCTGCAAT
This genomic window from Metopolophium dirhodum isolate CAU chromosome 1, ASM1992520v1, whole genome shotgun sequence contains:
- the LOC132943672 gene encoding zinc finger MYM-type protein 1-like, with translation MEKRAISKANLKHIQLTKSSGSIHEQLSSSHKLIVEKNRKYIKTLIEITLFLGNQGLAFRGHDESKLSSNKGNFKETCDLLAKNCPEFEEKYSNTTNFTSHLIQDELVNLSAASIRSKITEEIKCNKVFGIMIDEARCFKEEQMSVCVRYTVGLNVVERFLGFVDVSENQNAELLCAKIFEFLTENQLDKYHIVAQSYDGASVMSGKFNGVQSKVKNKFPYAIYTHCMAHRMNPVVIDMCKIVKETRTVFNTIESLYKHFSHPTKNKTLVTMQRKLGVKISKINSLSDTRWNCRWKNCESVINNYEAIIVVLQEEIDNQLDRNVNEAIGILSIMQKGSFVIRVNVVFLQ